In one window of Methanomicrobiales archaeon DNA:
- the nadA gene encoding quinolinate synthase NadA, translating into MAEEPGIQERILQLKEERSAIILAHNYQLPEVQDIADLVGDSLELSRAAASLEGEVIVFCGVDFMAETAAILSPEKKVLLPAPDACCPMAEMITAGEVRVLQERFPDAAVVCYVNTTAGVKAESDICCTSANAVKVVESVEADRVLFIPDHNLGRYVARFTEKEILPWEGFCIVHDRFTPEEVQEARRLHPDAEVLVHPECRPEVIDLADHVFSTSGILRHACSGRAEEYVIGTEVGILHRIRKLCPERQYYPLSPRAVCVNMKKTDLVKVHNALLALQPRVTVPEDTAMRARVAIERMLEI; encoded by the coding sequence ATGGCAGAAGAACCGGGTATTCAGGAAAGAATCCTGCAGCTGAAGGAAGAGCGGAGCGCCATCATCCTGGCGCACAACTACCAGCTACCGGAGGTCCAGGATATCGCCGACCTGGTCGGGGATTCCCTGGAGCTCTCGCGGGCCGCCGCATCCCTGGAGGGCGAGGTGATCGTCTTCTGCGGTGTGGACTTCATGGCCGAGACGGCCGCCATCCTCTCTCCGGAGAAGAAGGTGCTCCTCCCCGCCCCGGATGCCTGCTGCCCGATGGCGGAGATGATCACCGCCGGCGAGGTGCGGGTGCTGCAGGAGCGGTTCCCGGACGCCGCGGTGGTCTGCTACGTGAATACGACCGCCGGGGTGAAGGCCGAGAGCGATATCTGCTGCACCTCTGCAAATGCCGTGAAGGTGGTGGAGTCCGTGGAGGCGGATCGGGTCCTGTTCATCCCCGACCATAACCTGGGCCGCTACGTGGCGCGGTTCACGGAGAAGGAGATCCTCCCCTGGGAAGGGTTCTGCATCGTCCATGACCGTTTTACACCCGAAGAAGTTCAGGAAGCGCGGAGGCTTCACCCCGATGCGGAGGTGCTGGTGCACCCCGAGTGCCGCCCCGAGGTGATTGACCTCGCGGATCACGTCTTCAGCACGTCCGGTATCCTGCGGCATGCCTGCTCGGGGCGGGCGGAGGAGTACGTCATCGGCACCGAAGTGGGCATCCTCCACCGCATCCGCAAACTGTGCCCCGAGAGACAGTATTATCCCCTATCGCCCCGAGCTGTCTGCGTCAATATGAAAAAGACCGATCTTGTAAAGGTCCACAATGCCCTTCTCGCCCTCCAGCCCCGGGTCACCGTTCCAGAAGATACAGCCATGCGGGCCCGGGTGGCGATCGAGAGGATGCTGGAAATTTGA
- a CDS encoding ABC transporter substrate-binding protein — MDRDRMIRIGHLSTVYHTSFLLRSTPTLSDQGIDARWTLYPSGPDVIAAMHEGAVDVGYIGLPPAMIGIDRGLSIRCIAGGHIEGTLLIAGKGVQSLSEYAGTGEFLEQFAGGVIGTPPRGSIHDVIVRDLLDRYENIAISVRNYPWADFLPDAIERGEIAAAARLYTGAKIVIPPDRLWPFNPSYGILVRQEMLGRDDLLKRFLLSHEAACEMIRSDPAACARIVAKEVRMVDAAFVLEAYRISPKYCAALPLEYIGSTMKFMRALHRLGYTSRLLEDEEIFEPSIIREVHPAPYHYDDGIHAGAEARVGSAP, encoded by the coding sequence ATGGACCGGGATCGCATGATCCGGATTGGCCACCTCTCGACAGTGTACCATACATCGTTCCTTCTTCGGAGCACGCCGACCCTCAGCGACCAGGGCATCGATGCACGCTGGACGCTCTATCCCTCCGGGCCGGACGTCATCGCTGCGATGCACGAGGGTGCGGTCGACGTCGGATACATCGGTCTCCCGCCGGCCATGATCGGCATCGATCGCGGACTCTCGATCCGATGCATCGCCGGCGGCCATATCGAAGGCACGCTCCTGATAGCGGGAAAGGGGGTTCAATCCCTGTCCGAGTATGCGGGGACGGGAGAGTTCCTGGAACAGTTCGCCGGGGGCGTGATCGGAACTCCGCCCAGGGGGTCCATTCACGATGTCATCGTCCGCGACCTGCTGGATCGGTATGAAAATATCGCGATCAGCGTGCGCAACTACCCGTGGGCGGACTTCCTCCCGGATGCCATCGAGCGGGGCGAGATCGCCGCTGCCGCCAGACTCTACACCGGAGCCAAGATTGTCATTCCTCCGGACCGGCTCTGGCCCTTTAACCCAAGCTACGGCATCCTGGTACGGCAGGAGATGCTCGGGCGGGATGATCTCCTGAAGAGGTTCCTGCTCTCCCACGAGGCGGCATGCGAGATGATTCGGAGCGATCCCGCCGCCTGCGCCCGCATCGTCGCGAAAGAGGTCCGGATGGTGGACGCGGCGTTCGTGCTGGAGGCCTACCGCATCTCCCCCAAATACTGTGCCGCCCTGCCCCTGGAGTACATCGGATCGACGATGAAGTTCATGCGCGCACTCCATCGTCTCGGGTATACATCCCGCCTCCTGGAGGACGAGGAGATCTTCGAGCCGTCGATCATCCGGGAGGTGCACCCCGCCCCCTACCACTACGACGATGGCATCCATGCGGGGGCAGAAGCCCGGGTGGGGAGCGCTCCTTAG